The genomic segment TTTTTGGCAATCTTTTAGGTCAAATATCTCTTCCATTGACATGCAATTAGTAACCTTCAAGTTGCATAGACTATGGAATCTTCCGATCATATAAGaaggaaaaacatttttaagttTGTTACATCCCTCAATGATCAACGCATCCAATTTGCCAAAGGAATGTAAAGGAAAATTGGGATGCCATATCTCTTTCAATCTCTTCATGCTTCCAAGGCTGATATTCTTTAACTTCGGAAAGATGCTTTCCCGCTTGGTTCAAAACggcaataaatttaattaaattaacaacTATATAGaaaagatttaaacaaaatgaatGAAGGGAATTATGAAAAGTAACTTACATTGCATTTTACATCTACGTTTGTTCATTAAGATCATTTGAATACgatacaaaacaaaaccaatcaCTGTAATGATCAAAATCATGAAGTTGTATGCTACaagatgatggtgatgattcaagttaatatttattattttggttaGAAAATTTTATGGGAAGGGTTTAAGGAGCGTGCTCTTTCTATagcaagaaattaaataatggtATACGCAAATGACCTAATGGTTGAGGATAACTTACAAAATGCAATTTGGAATATAGATTGTAGGAATCAATATAGAGAGAAATACAAAGACAAGTAATCTTTTGAAGTGGACATAATGTCAGAGAATTTCAACATGAAAATGTTTGCTTATCACATGTAGgtttctatatattattatcataaaaaacactCATTTTAAATGATCTAATCTGATAAGGTAATATCATGGGTATATATGAAGGTGTACCAAAATTCTTAAGGATTATATAATAATCCCACCAACATACCTCGATTTCGAACAAGCCAACTTCTGTTTCGATAAATACAAATATGCTTTCCATCATCCCACATTCACTTACGAAAAGGCTTTGAAGATTCATCATACTTTTGGACATTGAAAAGGATAGCAGGTTTTTCAAATTCCAACAATCAGTCACGTACAAGTGTATCAAATTTTGGAAGCTTGTAAAATATTTGTCACTCCATATTTTCTGAATTTTAATTGAGGACAACTCCATTCTCTCTAATTTGGGAATTTCAACCTGCAATGACAAACATGTGTACTAGTGTCACCAAACTAAAGATTTATGCTAATTTTCTCTAGTTAATTTGGAATACAGGGAACAATAATAACAGTTACATAGAAAAGGATAATTAGGCAATCAACAAATATTGTTTTAAGTTGCTCCCAAGCTCTTCTTTCTCTATGTtaacataataacaaaatataccAGAGATAAACCAAATCTACTTGATAAGTgttaagcatatatatataccttCTTATCAAAGAGTTCATTTGACACTTGCTCTCCCATTGACACACCATAGGTGTAGAATCCAATCAATTCATACAAAGATTGTAATGTCAAAGAACGCAATTCAGGAAAGATAATTTGTTCCCTGTTTTCCGCTTCTGAGGTAACAATCTCCTTCAGAGTGTTACACTCAGAAACTTCAATTACTTCAAGTGCAGAAAGATGTTTAATTGTAGAAGAGAAGAAGACACACTTTAATTGACCACACATATTAAGCTTGATGATTTTCAATTTGCAAAACGAATCACTGGTAAGTTGACTGTTGCATATATGCTCCATGTTGTTGACTTCATGAAGAAACAACGACTCTAATCTGGGAAATACTTTCTCAAGATGTTTTTGGTTCTCTGAATTGATGANGGNCTTAANTTTGGAGTTACTCACAATGGACAAATNCTTTAGATATGGAAATCCTTCATAATTCAATTCATAGAAAANATCTTCAACATCATTTAGCTGTCCCAACAACAAATTTTCAACTCTTTCGAAAAGTATTTTGATGTCCTTTCGGTGGTGAATGTCAAACCCGTTTTCTAGTTGAAGTGCCAAAAATCTTGATGTTTCACACATCTCTAGCATCTTAATATCCCATACGGAAGAATCATCAGAATCTCTGATGACAATATTGTAACTATGCAACTTGTCAAAGAACAAGTGCTTAGGCATATGGGTAATTTCTGGGATCTGTATGTCTAGTGTTGTTAAATGGTCCAATTTCCTCAGCTCAGAAAGAATAGAATTCCCCTGTCTCCCATCTATCCATTGAATAGGGCTATTTCCCACATACAactcttccaaatcatccaaCTTTGACAACACATCAACAGGAATCTGTCGAAGTTTAAAACAATTACTTATGTCAAAAATTTGTAGCTTAGCTAACTGGCTCAATTCAGCTGGCAATTTATCAATTTCAGATCCTGAGAAACTAAGAACTCTTAGTGTCTCCAAGTGTCCAATGATAGATAAATTCTCACCTAACTTGCACTGTTCCAAACAAAGCATTCTGAGTTTTTTCAAGTACTCAATTGATGAAGGTAAATATGATAGATGAACGCCAATCAATATCAACACCCGGAGTTCTTTCATTCCTATAAAAAAGTTGTCGGGTATTTCTAGATGTGGATCCTTGTTGTCAAGATGGAAGACTCTAAGTCTAAAACAGTCTATGCTTTCAGGAAACTTCTTCATCATGTCAGTGACATCGCAATTCTGTAAGGAAATCGCAGTGTACCTTTCAAGCTTGTCCTTGTCGGGCCATTCTTCTAGTTTTCCCTTTGTTAGTGCAAAAGCATGCATATGTTGTGATTCTATTGACAAAACTGCATCGCGGATAATATCTTGCATGGTGAAACGATCACTCGATAAACTATCAGACAACAAACTTAACTCCTTCAACTCTGCAACCAACGCATGTACTCTATCTTTGGCTTCCCTAACAGTGTAAATTCCTTGAAGTAAACCTAAACCAATGCAGTTTCTCACCAAGTCGGTAAGTGATGCATCATGGCTCATCCGAGCACAAACTAACAAAGTGTGTTTGAGCTCGTCGTTTTCTAGAAGATTATAACTCAGCTTTGTTGAAAATTCTTGCACTGATGTTAAGTTTTGCCTTTCAAGGTTTCGATATGCATCCTCCCATACCAGAAggcttttgttttttaatgccTTTGCAGTTGCTACAATTCTCATGGGCACCCCTTTACATTTCTTTGAAATTTGAGCAGCTAATGCTTTAAACAGAGAATTTTCATTATCTATCCCAGACATGGCCTTAAACATCTTCTCTGCTTCCTTTTCGGTCAATGCTTTTACACAAAATGTTTGAATTGCTTTCCCATCCATCTGTCTCAACAAAAGCTGTTCACTCTTGGAAATCATCAAAATTTTGCATCCTTTGTATTTAGCAAGAGGATCTTCCACCTTCCTCAAAATGGAATCatcaaattcttcaattttcaatgCATAATTGCGGCGAGCTGAAATATCTTTCATTCTGTGATTCACCTTGCTATCATCATTGTTCTCGGTTGGAATTCCCAACATGTTGAAATCCAGTTTAACCTCCACATTATCTACGACTATAAGGGTTTTCTCCCGCGGATCATTCAATCTCTCTTGTAAGTGAGCTGCTCTTTTGCTTTCAGATTCCCCTTCCAATTTCATCCCCAACTTCTTAGCAATTTGTTCTTGAATTCTTTTTATGTCAACACGACTTGTTATGTTCACCATGATCACCACATCAAACATGTTGCCTTTTACTTTCTTAACAATTTCTTTCATCAAACTAGTCTTTCCCACACCACTTCCGCCATAAACTCCAATCATTCCAACACTCGAGTCTGCCAATGCTTTCATAATATCAGCCATAGTTTGATTTCTTGATTCAAACATTTCATACCAATGTTATCAAAATCAACATCATAGGATGGTAATCCCAACCAACGAGAAAAATCAGCATCATTTGAGGTGTGCAGCAGTACACGGACCCTATTTGCAATATCATTCACTATTTTGCTTAGACGATACCTTATAGAGGGTTTAGGAAGGTAGCCATCGGAGTACAAGGCATAAGGACGGTCTTCatcatccaagaaatcttcatAGTCAGAAATGACCTCATCTACCTCATCCAACCATTTTATGATATCACCAATAATAGGTATCTCAATTCGATTTTCTTCATCTCTAACTTTATCTTGCACCATGCTTTTCACCTTCTGCAACTTATTAATATCTTTAGCTAGGTGTGCATCTCTGATTTCGTAAGGCACAAGTTTATACAGAAACGGCTTTAGATATGGCCACGAGGGACCGAGTAAGGGACCAAGCAATTTAACATACTCCATGCTTCACCTTTGATTTTTCTGCCGTCATCAACTACATCTTCGCCTGGCGCCTGGATATCATGTAACAAAACATCAAATGTCTAAC from the Vigna radiata var. radiata cultivar VC1973A unplaced genomic scaffold, Vradiata_ver6 scaffold_292, whole genome shotgun sequence genome contains:
- the LOC106778987 gene encoding uncharacterized protein LOC106778987; amino-acid sequence: MEYVKLLGPLLGPSWPYLKPFLYKLVPYEIRDAHLAKDINKLQKVKSMVQDKVRDEENRIEIPIIGDIIKWLDEVDEVISDYEDFLDDEDRPYALYSDGYLPKPSIRYRLSKIVNDIANRVRVLLHTSNDADFSRWLGLPSYDVDFDNIDSSVGMIGVYGGSGVGKTSLMKEIVKKVKGNMFDVVIMVNITSRVDIKRIQEQIAKKLGMKLEGESESKRAAHLQERLNDPREKTLIVVDNVEVKLDFNMLGIPTENNDDSKVNHRMKDISARRNYALKIEEFDDSILRKVEDPLAKYKGCKILMISKSEQLLLRQMDGKAIQTFCVKALTEKEAEKMFKAMSGIDNENSLFKALAAQISKKCKGVPMRIVATAKALKNKSLLVWEDAYRNLERQNLTSVQEFSTKLSYNLLENDELKHTLLVCARMSHDASLTDLVRNCIGLGLLQGIYTVREAKDRVHALVAELKELSLLSDSLSSDRFTMQDIIRDAVLSIESQHMHAFALTKGKLEEWPDKDKLERYTAISLQNCDVTDMMKKFPESIDCFRLRVFHLDNKDPHLEIPDNFFIGMKELRVLILIGVHLSYLPSSIEYLKKLRMLCLEQCKLGENLSIIGHLETLRVLSFSGSEIDKLPAELSQLAKLQIFDISNCFKLRQIPVDVLSKLDDLEELYVGNSPIQWIDGRQGNSILSELRKLDHLTTLDIQIPEITHMPKHLFFDKLHSYNIVIRDSDDSSVWDIKMLEMCETSRFLALQLENGFDIHHRKDIKILFERVENLLLGQLNDVEDXFYELNYEGFPYLKXLSIVSNSKXKXXINSENQKHLEKVFPRLESLFLHEVNNMEHICNSQLTSDSFCKLKIIKLNMCGQLKCVFFSSTIKHLSALEVIEVSECNTLKEIVTSEAENREQIIFPELRSLTLQSLYELIGFYTYGVSMGEQVSNELFDKKVTNCMSMEEIFDLKDCQKQDVEDMIRLQNVHAEVLPKLQHVWNKDPKGILNLKNLKKIRIQECLNLKYIFPVSTAMSLEELEYLEVWNCGELKEIVSRGETNNVSSISFEFPKLTTVRFSKLPSLEGFYGGAHELHCSALINLCVERCHKLKLFSKENTNSEIKPVFLPEKLIPSISHGEDMTGVVPKLKSLKALDPTNVVASNPYKPLENSRLKILKLANCELGSHAIPTDVFPSLKNLEELEVSNTNVEAIFDIMNDEMKGYILSLKKMTLDKLSKLTQVWKDKNPQASFKFQNLREVIVNNCKILETLFPIELAKRVKKLEKLKIGYCKKFSRIVEQENAITEATTEFSFPRLTSLNLCMLPQLSCFYPKRFTMECPHLKHLEVLFCGDFETFQIHQEAQSSTSVNRQPLFYEEKANFILESVKLDWKNTMILLNGKFPFEMFHQLVQFEIHFADANEVQGFPEQLLEKIPNGEYLQISKYSGFEKLSTSHPEQEKIVAKEQGETTSGEFKLQQLCSVSLSDLSSLECFYSGNRTLQLPSLIEVRMIECPKMEIFSQGSVGPNLCREIRTSYTSNNGLVIVHDDLNSTLKKVFLQQNHIVFGYSLMLQEIWKSETLPEGYFHNLTSMCGDVSNSLKAVFIHTKITNMQPQGSLAHLDELHVENCVELGTIVAKVEAEIDEANKQIAIFSTITLLRLSNLPNLRLLPALITLPLKELVLLYLPDLENVWNKDPPHRILCMQHLKKVKVKECESLRSVFPASVAKDLKLEDLVIEECERLVAIVAEDNTDPNQ